AAGCATAACCCTGGTCAAACTGCATACCTTCCACCACGTCCACGTGTGTTTCAATTCCCTTTGCTTCTTCTACTGTTATAACGCCGTCTTTGCCGACCTTGTCCATTGCGTTGGCAATCTTTTCGCCTATTTCACTGTCATTGTTGGCGGAAATCGTGGCAACCTGCGCTATTTCTTTTTTATCCTTTATCGGTTTTGAAATCTTTTTCAGTTCCGCGATAACCGCGGCCGATGCCTTTTCAATTCCCCTTTTAACCGGCATGGGATTTGTTCCCGCTGTGATGTTCTTAAGCCCTTCTGCGAAAATAGCCTGTGTTAACACAGTACCCGTCGTGGTGCCGTCGCCGGCGTTGTCAGACGTTTTGCTTGCCACTTCTTTAATAAGCTGGGCTCCCATATTTTCAAACGGGTCTTCCAGGTCAATTTCTTTTGCTATGGTCACGCCGTCATTTGTAATGGTAGGCGAGCCGTACTTTTTATCAAGAACCACATTGCGTCCCCTTGGCCCAAGTGTAACCTTTACTGCGTTAGCCACTTTGTCAATACCGGCTTTTATGGACCTTCTTGCGTCTTCCCCGAACTTCATCTGTTTTGCCATCTTTCTATTTCCTCCTGTATTAAATGTTTTTTATTTTTTTAATTTGTTATCGTTTATTACTCTATTACAGCCAGCACGTCTTCGTCTGTCATTACAAGGTATTCCTTGTCATCCATTTTTATTTCCGTTCCGCCGTACTTGGAATAAAGAACCTTGTCGCCTTTTTTAAGGTCCATAGGCTTTCTTTTTCCATCTTCCATAATGGCACCCGGGCCCGCTTCAACAACCTCGCCCTTGGATGGTTTTTCTTTTGCTGTGTCCGGAATGATTATTCCGCCTTTCTTTGTTTCCTCTTCTTCAAGCGGTTTTACAATAATGTGGTTCGCAAGCGGCCTTAATTTCATAATTCTGTTTCCTCCTTTAAATTTTTTATTAAGATCTATTTTTTCTTTTTGTCTTCATCCACAACTTCATATTCCGCGTCAACAACACCGTCTTTGTCTTTCTTTTCTCCTGCGGCTGCGCCTTCAGCACCTGCACCTGCACCTTCAGCTCCGGCGGCTCCGGGCTGTGCTCCCGCGTACATCTTCTGCGCCACTGCGTGGAACTTGTTGGAAAGTTCTTCCATTGATTTCTTCAGGTCTTCCGAAGAAGCTTCATTTTTCACTTTTTCTTTAAGCGAAGCCACAGCTGCCTCTATGTCTTTCTTTTCCTGCTCTGTAACCTTATCGCCCGCTTCTTTAAGGGATTTTTCAACATTGTACGCCAGCGATTCAGCCTGATTCTTTGTGTCAATGGCCTCTTTCTTTTTCTGGTCTTCTGACCTGTGTGCTTCCGCGTCTTTTACTATGTTTTCAATCTCGTCCTTGTTAAGCCCGGAAGACGCCGTTATGGTTATCTTCTGCTGCTTGTTGGTCGCCATATCCTTGGCAGAAACATTGATTATGCCGTTGGCGTCAATGTCAAATGCCACTTCCACCTGCGGTATTCCGCGCGGCGCCGGCGGGATGCCGTCAAGATGAAAACGGCCAATAGTTTTGTTTCCGGATGCCATGTCGCGCTCGCCCTGAAGCACGTGAATTTCCACGCTTGTCTGATTATCAGCCGCTGTGGAAAACACTTCTGATTTTTTTGTGGGAATCGTGGTGTTCCTGTCAATAAGCCTGGTGAAAACTCCGCCCAATGTTTCAATGCCAAGCGAAAGCGGGGTGACATCAAGAAGAAGCACATCTTTAACTTCTCCCTGCAGCACGCCTGCCTGAATGGCGGCGCCTATGGCCACAACTTCATCCGGGTTTACGCCTTTATGCGGTTCCTTGCCAAAAAGTTTTTTTACAATTTCCTGAACCGCGGGCATCCTTGTCATTCCGCCCACAAGCACCACTTCGTCTATGTCTTTTAATTCAATTCCGGAATCGCGGATCGCGTTCTTAACCGGCTGAACCGTCCTTTCAATTAAACTGCCGACAAGCTGTTCCAGTTTAGACCTTGTCATTGTCATAACAAGGTGCTTTGGGCCGCTTGCGTCAGCTGTTATAAAAGGAAGGTTGATTTCTGTCTGCATAGTGGATGAAAGTTCTATCTTGGCGCGTTCTGCCGCTTCTTTTAACCTCTGAAGCGACATTCTGTCTGTCCTTAAATCTATGCCGTTCTCTTTCTTAAACTCTTCGGCTATCCAATTCATTATAGACTGGTCAAAATCATCGCCGCCAAGATGCGTGTCGCCGTTGGTGGACTTAACTTCAAACACACCATCGCCGATTTCAAGGATTGAAATATCAAAAGTTCCGCCGCCTAAGTCATATACAGCAATCTTTTCATTTTTTACTTTGTCCAGCCCGTAAGCAAGCGACGCGGCTGTAGGTTCGTTGATTATCCTTAATACTTCAAGGCCCGCTATTTTACCCGCGTCCTTTGTGGCCTGCCTCTGTGAATCATTGAAATAAGCCGGCACTGTAATAACAGCCTGCGTGACAGTTTCGCCAAGATAGCTTTCCGCGTCGGCTTTAAGTTTTGCAAGCACCATCGCGGAAATTTCCGGCGGGCTGTAGCGTTTGCCCATTACTTCCGCGTGCGCGTCGCCGTTGTTTGCGGCAACAATGTGAAAAGGCACTTCTTTTGTTTCTGTTGCCACTTCAGAATGCTTTCTTCCCATAAAACGCTTGATGGAAAAAATTGTATTTTCCGGATTAGCAACCGCCTGCCTTTTTGCCGGCAGCCCTACCACCCTTCCCCCGTCTTTTGAAAAACCAACAACCGACGGTGTAGTCCTGTTACCTTCTGAATTTACAATTACCTTTGGTTCCTTTCCTTCCATTACAGCAACGCAAGAGTTCGTAGTTCCAAGGTCAATTCCGATAACTTTTCCCATCTTATTCATCTCCTTTTCCAGAGTTCAAAATTCAAGCTTGTAATTCTTCATCCTATATATAGCAATTGCTGTGCCAATTATTTGCGCCTTATTTTTATAGGCTTTTTTTTAATATATAACAGTTAGTGTTTCATTTTGAAACATAGTTATTTTTTGATTGTTTTAATATGAAACGGCTGTTAATCGGCACCCGGAGGATTGTATGTCATTAAAAACGACAAAACCTAAAAATTAATCACGCCTTTAAACACCATTATTAAAAGTACCTGAAGCGAAAATATAAAAAATATTATCTTAGAAGCCTGATCAGAATATACAAATTTATTCTTTACATAATGAAAAATCAGCATGTAAAACACCGCCGATATAACCGCAATAATAACACCGCTTCCCGATACGGGTATTGAAACAGAAAAAACAGGCCACAGGTACATTAAAATTTTAGTTATTCTGCTGTTTACATTTTTATCCGCGCTTTGCGCCAGCACAGCAAAACAGACAGTTGACAGTATTCCGGCAGGCAGGGTTATAAGCTCCGGCATTGCACCCGTGGTTCCATAGTAAGCCGCACCGGCCTGTGCGCTGACAATTATTACAGCGGAATAAATATCGGATTCATTTTCAACTTTATTACCCGCGGCAAATAATAACCCCGCGCAGAATATAAAAGATGATACAACAGCCGTATATGCGCTTTGCCCCGTAAAGTAAAGAACAAAAACAGCGCCTGTGATTACCGTAAGAACATAATCATTTAACGAAAAACGATCTTTAAATCCTGTCCAGCGCTCCCTTATGCCAAACAGTACAATCACAAGTATAAATACCAAAAAGAAATATAATATGTTCAATTGTCATCACCTTCAAAAAAAACAAATACCAGCCCGCATATAACGGCGGCTGAAGCGGCAAAAAAAACCGCAGGCAGCGCGCCTGCAGCTCCCGCTATTGCAAAAACCGCGCCTGCAGAGGCGAATATCAGCATTCCGGATAAGTTCACAGGACGCCTCCGGAATATAATATAAAAACAAATGCCGCCGAGACAAACAGCAGTTTTAACGTGTTTACCGAAATAAAAATCCGCTTTATAAAAACGGAATTCAGTTTCGAAATCACACCAAGGATTATTATCAGATTATTAACCGCGCTTACTGAAAATATAGCCGCACCAATATATCCCGCCATCTGAAGAAACTGGTTTTCGGAAGGCATTATACAAATTATGCTTATGGCAAAAACTTCTGCTGTCAGGGTTAAAAAAGAAATAATAACCGGAAGCGCCGGTTTTACTATTTCATCCGGCCTGAATTTTAACTGTGTTACATTGCCTAAAATATCTTTGCTCCTGTTTAAAAGTGCAAACGCGCCAAATAAAAGCACATAATAAACGCCGGCCCCTTTCAAAATTAAACCCGCGCCTTTGGTAAACAGTATTCCAAATAGAAATAAAAATAACAGCGATACAGAGCCCGCAAAGAAAAATTCCCCGCGGTTTTCCTGCGTTATTGTGTTATAAACAGAGACCGCAATAAAATATATAAACGCGCCCGCTATTGCATAAGGATTCAGCAGGCCCGCCAGTGCGGTCAAGGCAATCAGTTCAAAATAAACACCCATTAACGTTTCCGGTTGTGCCACTTTTGCCGTTAAACCGCCTTTATCGCTAAACAGCACTGCATTGGAAGAAGCAAGGGCAAAAAAGAAACCCATACTTTGAAAGAATACGGTATTGCCCGCGCTGAAAAACAGCACGCACGCAGCCGCGTAAAAAGCTTTCTGCGCCGCCAGTTCCCTGTGAATTCCGGATGCGAACAAAAGCGAAAAACCCGCGCCCGCAAAAGCCGCCGCTTTCAAGGCAGGTGCCTGAGCGTTTAACGAAACCATGGCGCATAAAACAAAAAGAAACATAGCTCTTATATCTTTACTTCCAGACAGAACCGCCATTAACAAAAGCACGCACACAGCAGCCGCGGAAAGTGACGAAAGTAAGAAATATGCAAAAAACGCGTCAGCTCCCGCTGTGTAAATTATTCCAAAAGCGGTAATTATTCCCGCAGCGGTAAAAAATAAGCCGCCCGCTTTTTTCATAAAATCCTTACGCATCACACTGCATATGAAACCGGAAAAAATAATCATAACCGGCAGGAATATAATATAACGTTCTATATGCGTCATATCAGCCCGTTAACCTGTATTACCAAAAGTTTATTGTCTTTTCTTGACGCCACAAAAAGTTTTCTGCCGTCTTTAGAAAAAGCCATATTCCCCGGAAGGGTGCCGGGATCAAATTTTATTGTATGTTCTATCTGCCCTGTTTTAATATTCACAGATACCACTTCGTCTTTTAACGGGATGCTTAAAAAAATGTGCCTTTTACTTCTGGAAACCGCCCCGCCTGACGGGCCGCCGGGCACAATTATGCTGTCTGTAATACGGTACTGCGCCATATCAAATACCGTAACGCTGCCTTTGCCGTTATATGAATACTCCCATTCATTTACCACCGCAAGCTCTCTTTTATTCATCTGCAGCAGCGCCACCGGAGATGTGCCCGTCTGCGCCCTTGTAAAGACAATCTGCCTTTTTTCCGTCTCCGCCACTTCTATTGTATTTGTATACTTGCAGGTAATGTATAAATATTTACCGTCCGGTGATAAAAACAGCGCTGACGGCCACCTGCCTGACTCTATTCTGCCTGTCACTTTTTTCTGCGCGACATCTATCACGGATATCCTGGAAGAGCCCATGTTGGCGGCATAAATAAGCCCTTTTTTAGAGTCATAAACAACAGCGGCGGGAAACTGCCCTCCGGTTGAAACATTATATGTTTCTTTTGATACCGTGTCATAAATTGTAACTGTCCCCGACAGCCTGTCAGCGGAAATTATTTTTTTATCCTGTTTTGTTATGTCACAAGGGTACCCGCCCGCCTGAATCTTATATTTTTCCTTCAAATCCCCGCCAAATACCTTAATAGTGTTTCCTGTCAGGCTTCCCACAATAAGTTCATCGTCCTGCGAAATATATACTTCACCGGGGGTGAATTCAAGTTTAATCTCGCCTGCAACCGCGGGCATTTCCGGCTTGCCCGCGCACCCGTTAAAAAAAACAAGCGATACAAGCAATACAAACAGAGCCAGATAATACTCTTTTCTTATTCTAACAATATCACCCGCTGATGCCATAAAATAAAAACAATATAAAGTACCGGCCAGAAACGCTATGTACTGCACAGCCATGCCGCCGCCCAGTATAAGATAAATTATCCCCGCCTTAAGCATAAGCGCGGACATAATAAGAAACCCTTTTTTATCGCCTTTATAAAAAAGAAAATATGCGCTAATTGCCGCTGCCACAGTCAGAATAACAATAAAAGCATGCATTATTCTTTACTCCTTATGGAATTAATCAGCATTCCGGCAGAATACAGACATAGAAATACCAGCGCCGCTGACAGAATGTTTTTGCTGATAATGACATCACCGGTTAAAAAACCCGCGGCGCCCCTGTAAATTGCAAATGCAATAACAGCAGCTGACAGCAGAAACGGCAGAATATCCCGTAAACGCCAGGATGTTTTTTCACCGCAGCGGAAAATAAGAATATCTGCCGCAAAAGAAAAGAAAGCAAATATCATGGAAGCTCCCCCTTCAATCCCCATCGACCGCATGCACGCGAAAATTCCCGCATTGCAGGCTGCCAGAAAAAGAAAAGCAGCACGGCTGTTATTTATGAAATAAACAGCCGGCTGCATTAAAAGTAAGATAACAATAAAAATTATCTGCACGGTCAAAAATCCTTTAAGCGGTTAAAACAAACCGCTTCTATTTTACCGTCCTGTGTTTTTTCTCAAACATCTCCCAGTCATACACCATGGGGCTTGCCACAAAAACGGAAGAATACACGCCAAGCACAATACCTATGACAAATGAAAAGGAGAAATTGAAAAGCACGTTGCCGCCATAGAATAAAAGCGCCGCAGCCACAAACATGGTTGTTAAAGCTGTTATTACACTTCTGCTTAAAACCTGGTTTATGCTGGAATTCATTATTTCATTTAAGGGCTGTTTAAGAATATTTCTCATGTTTTCCCTTATCCTGTCAAACACAACAACCGTATCTGTCAGCGAATAACCCGCAAGGGTTAAAAGCGCCGTTACAACCAAAAGGTCTATTTCTTTGTTAAACAGAACAAGTATTCCTATAACAACAATAACGTCATGAAAGGTGGCAAGCGTGGCTGCTACCGCAAACTTAAATTTAAACCTTATCCAGATATATACAAGAATACCCACAAGCGCCCAGAATACCGCAAGAAAAGCTTTTTCTTTAAGCTGCGAAGACACCACAGGCCCCACTTCACTTGACCCTGAAACGGTAATTGCTTTATCTCCCGTACCCGCGGTAAGTACTGATACCACTTTTTGTTCCGCCTGTCCCGCTTCCGCGTCTTTTACGCCTATCCTTATCATAAACTCATTGCTGTCAGCGGCGCCTACCTGCTGTATAACCGCTTTATGAAAGTTACTTGCGATCATGGTTTCCCTTATCTTGCCTACTGTCATAGGTTCGCTGAACTTAACCTGAACCGTTGAACCGCCGGTAAAATCAAGGCCCATATTGGCAGTGCCCGTAATTACCTTGAAAATACCAAACAGGCCATTTAACAGAAGAATTAAAGAGATTACATACGCAATCTTTCTTTTTCCGATAAAATCAAACTTTGTGTTTTTTATCAATTCAATCATTTTTCATACTCCTTTATATACTTAAGGTTTTATAATTTTTTCTTAAATCAAAAACAGACTTTGTCACAAAGAACGCGGTGAAAAGGCTTATGGTGATACCCCAGAACATGGTGACCGCGAAACCCCTGATAGGGCCGGTGCCAAACTGGAACAAAATCGCGGCAGTGATAAGAGAAGTCACGTGCGAGTCAATAATGGTCCAAAGCGCCCTGTTATACCCCGCGTCAATTGCCGCCCTGATTGTTTTTCCGGTCCTTAACTCTTCCCTGATTCTTTCAAGTATTAAGATATTGGAATCAACAGCCATACCCAAAGTAAGCGTAATACCCGCGATGCCCGGAAGCGTAAGCGTGGCGTCAAGCGCGGCAAGTATTCCAAAGATGAAAATAACATTTAAGGCAAGCGCGAAATCCGCTATAATTCCCGACATTCCATAATATATCGCCATGAAAATTAAAACCAGAAGCGCGCCGATAAACATGGAAGTCATACCTTTTTTAACCGCGTCTGCCCCCATCGAAGGCCCTATTATCTGTTTGTTGACAATCTTGACAGGAGCCGGCAGAGCGCCCGCCCTTAATATAAGCGCAAGGTCTCTTGAAGTGTCAATTGTAAAGTTGCCTTCTATTACCCCTTCGCCGCCGCTTATCCTGCTTTTAATAACAGGCGCGGAATAAACTTTATCATCCAGTACAATTGCCAGGTTGCGGTTTACGTTGTCTCCCGTAATTTCGGCAAACTTTCTGCCGCCCGCGGGTGACAGTTTAAATCCTACAACAGGTTCACCGTACTGCCCCATCTGCACTTTCGCGTCAATAAGGTCGGCTCCGGTTATTAAATCCTTTTTTTCTATAACGTAACGTTCGCCTTCCTTGCCTTCCAGCACCATTACTTCGGCCGGAACTTTGTCTGGGTCAATGTTTCCGTCGGCATCCGTCATTTCTGTTACCTTATACCTTTCACTGACAAGCTTAAATTCAAGCAGTGCCGTTTTGCCTATGATGTCAAGCGCGCGGGTTGTGTCCTTAATGCCCGGCAGCTGAATCACTATGTACTTTTCGCCTTCCCTTTGAATCAAAGGTTCTGCCACGCCAAGCGCGTCTATCCTGTTCCTTAAAATCTCCAGGGCGCGCGAAACGGCTTCTTCAAGTTTTATATTTTCCGGCAGCTTGGTTTCATCCACGGCAAGCTTTAAAAGCATACCGCCCTGAAGGTCAAGCCCAAGTTTTACACTTCCTTTTTTTGTAACATTTCCTTCCGCGTCCTTTATATCCATTGGCGGCCATATCTGCCATACCGAAAGGATTAAAAGCGCGAAAGTTAAAACAGCAACAAACTGAATCTTTCTCATCAAATTTCCTCCTTATAAAATTATTTCTATTTTTTATCTGTTAAGCAGTTTTTTTGCTTCAGCAGTGATATTATTACCTGTTAAACCATATTTATTGAACAGCGCTTCCGGTTCGCCGGATTCTGCGAACATGTCCATCATGCCGATTCTTTTAACCCTGACAGGAAGGTTTTCTGAAAGCACTTCACACACGGCGGAACCAAGCCCGCCTACTATACTGTGTTCTTCTATTGTTATGACATTGCGCGTCTTTCCCGCGGACTGTATTATCATCTTCGCGTCTATGGGTTTGATTGACGGCATGTGTATTATCTCCGCGGATATTCCGTCTGATGCAAGCAGCTTATGCGCTTCAAGCGCCTTAAACAACATTACACCGGTGCTGATAATGGTTATGTCTTTGCCTTCTTCCGCAATTATTCCTTTGCCGAATTCAAACTTGTAATTCGAATCAAATACCACAGGCGTATTCATCCTTGCAAGCCTTAAATACACTGGTGAATCGTAATAATCCGCAAGGTACTCTATTATTTTTTCCGCTTCAACAGAATCAGCCGGGGCAACAACTTTCATATTTGGTATTGCCCTCATTATGGCAATGTCCTCGCAGGCCTGGTGAGTGGGGCCGTCTTCGCCCACGGATATTCCGGCGTGCGTGACCGCTATTTTTACGGGTAAGTTCGGATAGCATATGGAATTTCTTATCTGTTCCCACGGCCTTCCCGAACCGAACATGGCAAAGGTGGAAGCAAACACGGACATTCCGGATGCAGCAAGCCCCGCTGCGGTTCCCATTAAATCCTGTTCCGCGATTCCCATGTCAAAAAACCTTTCAGGATAAACTTTTCCAAAACGTGCTGTCTGCGTGGACTTTGCAAGGTCCGCG
This DNA window, taken from Candidatus Goldiibacteriota bacterium HGW-Goldbacteria-1, encodes the following:
- a CDS encoding co-chaperone GroES, whose product is MKLRPLANHIIVKPLEEEETKKGGIIIPDTAKEKPSKGEVVEAGPGAIMEDGKRKPMDLKKGDKVLYSKYGGTEIKMDDKEYLVMTDEDVLAVIE
- a CDS encoding transketolase; its protein translation is MRNTYGDTLAKLGATHKNLVVLDADLAKSTQTARFGKVYPERFFDMGIAEQDLMGTAAGLAASGMSVFASTFAMFGSGRPWEQIRNSICYPNLPVKIAVTHAGISVGEDGPTHQACEDIAIMRAIPNMKVVAPADSVEAEKIIEYLADYYDSPVYLRLARMNTPVVFDSNYKFEFGKGIIAEEGKDITIISTGVMLFKALEAHKLLASDGISAEIIHMPSIKPIDAKMIIQSAGKTRNVITIEEHSIVGGLGSAVCEVLSENLPVRVKRIGMMDMFAESGEPEALFNKYGLTGNNITAEAKKLLNR
- the secF gene encoding protein translocase subunit SecF, whose protein sequence is MIELIKNTKFDFIGKRKIAYVISLILLLNGLFGIFKVITGTANMGLDFTGGSTVQVKFSEPMTVGKIRETMIASNFHKAVIQQVGAADSNEFMIRIGVKDAEAGQAEQKVVSVLTAGTGDKAITVSGSSEVGPVVSSQLKEKAFLAVFWALVGILVYIWIRFKFKFAVAATLATFHDVIVVIGILVLFNKEIDLLVVTALLTLAGYSLTDTVVVFDRIRENMRNILKQPLNEIMNSSINQVLSRSVITALTTMFVAAALLFYGGNVLFNFSFSFVIGIVLGVYSSVFVASPMVYDWEMFEKKHRTVK
- the secD gene encoding protein translocase subunit SecD, yielding MRKIQFVAVLTFALLILSVWQIWPPMDIKDAEGNVTKKGSVKLGLDLQGGMLLKLAVDETKLPENIKLEEAVSRALEILRNRIDALGVAEPLIQREGEKYIVIQLPGIKDTTRALDIIGKTALLEFKLVSERYKVTEMTDADGNIDPDKVPAEVMVLEGKEGERYVIEKKDLITGADLIDAKVQMGQYGEPVVGFKLSPAGGRKFAEITGDNVNRNLAIVLDDKVYSAPVIKSRISGGEGVIEGNFTIDTSRDLALILRAGALPAPVKIVNKQIIGPSMGADAVKKGMTSMFIGALLVLIFMAIYYGMSGIIADFALALNVIFIFGILAALDATLTLPGIAGITLTLGMAVDSNILILERIREELRTGKTIRAAIDAGYNRALWTIIDSHVTSLITAAILFQFGTGPIRGFAVTMFWGITISLFTAFFVTKSVFDLRKNYKTLSI
- a CDS encoding molecular chaperone DnaK yields the protein MGKVIGIDLGTTNSCVAVMEGKEPKVIVNSEGNRTTPSVVGFSKDGGRVVGLPAKRQAVANPENTIFSIKRFMGRKHSEVATETKEVPFHIVAANNGDAHAEVMGKRYSPPEISAMVLAKLKADAESYLGETVTQAVITVPAYFNDSQRQATKDAGKIAGLEVLRIINEPTAASLAYGLDKVKNEKIAVYDLGGGTFDISILEIGDGVFEVKSTNGDTHLGGDDFDQSIMNWIAEEFKKENGIDLRTDRMSLQRLKEAAERAKIELSSTMQTEINLPFITADASGPKHLVMTMTRSKLEQLVGSLIERTVQPVKNAIRDSGIELKDIDEVVLVGGMTRMPAVQEIVKKLFGKEPHKGVNPDEVVAIGAAIQAGVLQGEVKDVLLLDVTPLSLGIETLGGVFTRLIDRNTTIPTKKSEVFSTAADNQTSVEIHVLQGERDMASGNKTIGRFHLDGIPPAPRGIPQVEVAFDIDANGIINVSAKDMATNKQQKITITASSGLNKDEIENIVKDAEAHRSEDQKKKEAIDTKNQAESLAYNVEKSLKEAGDKVTEQEKKDIEAAVASLKEKVKNEASSEDLKKSMEELSNKFHAVAQKMYAGAQPGAAGAEGAGAGAEGAAAGEKKDKDGVVDAEYEVVDEDKKKK